A genomic stretch from Sphingobacterium sp. ML3W includes:
- a CDS encoding LemA family protein, with the protein MKRFLVALCGLFALVSLNSCGYNTMVSQDENVKGKWAQVENAYQRRADLVPNLVNTVKGAAKHEESTLTAVVEARAKATSVTINADDLTEENIAKFQKVQDQFSGSLSRLLASVEAYPDLKANQNFLELQAQLEGTENRISTERRSYNEAVQQFNTTVRSFPNNLMAGMFGFKAKGTFTAAPGSDKAPTVSF; encoded by the coding sequence ATGAAAAGATTTTTAGTAGCCCTATGCGGTTTATTTGCATTAGTATCATTAAACTCATGTGGTTACAATACGATGGTTTCTCAAGATGAGAACGTCAAAGGGAAATGGGCACAGGTTGAAAATGCTTACCAGCGCCGCGCTGATTTGGTGCCAAACTTGGTGAATACTGTCAAAGGTGCAGCAAAACACGAAGAGAGCACATTGACGGCAGTGGTTGAAGCGAGAGCTAAGGCAACATCTGTTACAATTAATGCAGATGACTTAACAGAAGAGAATATTGCGAAGTTTCAAAAAGTCCAAGATCAATTCAGTGGTTCTTTGAGCCGTCTATTGGCTTCGGTAGAGGCATATCCAGACTTGAAGGCAAATCAAAACTTCTTGGAATTACAGGCTCAATTGGAAGGTACAGAAAACCGTATCTCGACTGAACGCAGATCATATAACGAGGCTGTACAGCAATTTAATACGACTGTACGCAGCTTTCCAAATAATTTAATGGCTGGTATGTTTGGATTTAAAGCTAAGGGAACATTTACTGCTGCCCCCGGCTCGGACAAAGCGCCGACCGTATCATTCTAA
- a CDS encoding TPM domain-containing protein has protein sequence MALNAEEQERVVHAINVAENETSGEIRVVIENHCPDEVHDRATYYFSKLGMHKTVLKNGVLIYIALEDHKFSIIGDKGINQRVESDFWNCTKDLMVEEFRMDKIVEGLVKGIEHAGKQLAKFFPREHDDINELPNDIVFGDR, from the coding sequence ATGGCTTTAAATGCTGAGGAACAAGAAAGAGTCGTCCATGCCATCAATGTGGCTGAAAACGAAACATCGGGAGAAATTCGTGTTGTGATAGAAAATCATTGTCCCGATGAGGTTCACGATCGTGCAACGTACTATTTTTCCAAATTGGGCATGCATAAAACCGTGCTAAAAAATGGCGTGCTTATTTACATCGCATTGGAGGATCATAAATTTTCTATCATTGGTGATAAAGGTATCAACCAACGGGTGGAAAGCGACTTTTGGAATTGTACGAAAGATCTTATGGTCGAAGAATTCCGTATGGATAAAATTGTTGAAGGCCTAGTGAAGGGAATTGAACATGCGGGCAAACAATTAGCGAAATTTTTTCCCAGGGAACATGATGATATCAATGAACTTCCAAATGATATTGTTTTCGGTGATCGCTAG
- a CDS encoding TPM domain-containing protein: MSKLFSRVRIPVMVMVLWALTLMTAIGQDFPETPNKLVNDYTNTLTASQKQQLEQKLLAFEDSTSTQIAVVVMNSTGGYDISDYAVRLAKKWGVGNKKYSNGILLLAALGDRAVTIQTGYGIEGAVPDAIAYRIIENDIKPAFRQGDYYGGVDKATNSLISYAKGEYKADPKQPSGGGSGSIIFVIIVVIFLVVLFSNRGGGGKGGGRVMNGRGSSDIFWWTLLNGLGGGGRGGDGGFGGGSGGGFGGFGGGDFGGGGASGRW; this comes from the coding sequence ATGTCGAAATTATTTTCTCGGGTTCGGATTCCAGTCATGGTGATGGTGCTGTGGGCACTGACCCTCATGACTGCAATAGGGCAGGATTTTCCAGAGACACCCAATAAACTTGTCAACGATTATACAAACACATTGACAGCCAGTCAAAAACAGCAACTGGAGCAAAAATTGTTGGCATTTGAGGATTCTACTTCTACACAGATAGCTGTTGTTGTGATGAACTCTACCGGAGGTTATGATATCTCAGATTATGCGGTCCGGCTGGCGAAGAAGTGGGGTGTCGGTAATAAAAAATACAGTAATGGTATTTTATTATTAGCGGCATTGGGCGACCGGGCTGTTACCATTCAGACTGGTTACGGGATTGAAGGAGCTGTCCCAGATGCGATAGCCTATCGTATTATTGAAAATGATATCAAGCCAGCGTTTCGTCAGGGTGATTATTATGGTGGAGTTGACAAAGCGACGAATTCCCTGATTTCGTATGCAAAAGGAGAATATAAAGCTGATCCTAAACAGCCTAGTGGTGGTGGATCGGGATCAATTATATTTGTCATCATTGTCGTAATATTTCTTGTTGTGCTATTTTCAAATCGAGGTGGAGGAGGAAAGGGCGGTGGTCGTGTGATGAATGGTCGTGGCTCGTCCGATATTTTCTGGTGGACCTTGCTTAATGGTCTTGGTGGTGGCGGCCGAGGCGGTGACGGCGGATTCGGTGGTGGATCTGGAGGTGGATTCGGTGGATTTGGCGGCGGCGATTTCGGAGGCGGTGGTGCTTCAGGACGTTGGTAA